A genomic segment from Aegilops tauschii subsp. strangulata cultivar AL8/78 chromosome 1, Aet v6.0, whole genome shotgun sequence encodes:
- the LOC109742648 gene encoding disease resistance protein Pik-2-like, producing MEATALSIGKSVLDGALGYAKSALAEEVALQLGVRRDQVFITNELEMMQAFLMTAHDERYDDDRVVKVWVKQVRDVAYDVEDTLQEFAVRLEKQSWWRIRRTLLDRRRVAKQMKELRANVEDVSQRNMRYHLIKGSSSKTATTDGKPAVAGTTLSGTDEARWQRDRAKFDLIRMINKTDIDLRVISVWGKGIGDLGETSIIKRVYEDPEIHKKFECRAWVTGLMRPFNSTEFLKSVVEQFYINFLQEEGKEEKAALGTQVLKIMGMTKKIYFAHEFKKFLKERSYFIVLNDILTIEEWDRIKACFPDNKKGSLILVSTEQIGVASLCVGAENGAPEHKQLFADQTLHVFYKKGSQDGKDLTEAGCSSQVNTASSDSSAGRKMFNRTETMLAAFKESRLIGRENEKSDILKLIANDNSRQREVICLWGMGGIGKTTIIRDIYQSEELAGNFDKRACITIMRPFNPQELLKNLAMQMECKDVEDLVKKLEVKKYLIVLDDLLSTTEWDALIPSFPATETSSRIIVTTRIKDIAKHCSKNSEHEKIYELKSLGQNDARDLFIEKVFDRTTNFYEQYPELVEQANLILKKCKGLPLAIVTIGGFLANQPKTAVEWRKLNEHISAELEMNPELGTIRTILMRSYDGLPYHLKSCFLYLPIFPEDYRIGRGRLARRWSAEGYSREVHGRSAEEIAGSYFMELISRSMILPSQQSIRSTKGIDACQVHDLMREISMSKSLEENLVFTLEQGCSVNTQGIARHLAINGNWERDKTEFESTVDMSRVRSVTVFGKWKSFFISDKMSLLRVLDLEDTTGLYDHHIKHIGNLLHLSYLSLRGCDDILHLPDSLGDLRQLETLDIRDTQVMMLPNTIIKLRKLQYLRAGGNSTNENVSYEEGVLEEIPHIMRNRLCLLPQCLLFSYLLSKDRDDLKIHDKCTMICCAILPAFAMCLDLYGVLVPRRMRKLKALRTLGVVNIGRRGKDVVQDIEGLTQLCKLGVTGVNKENGQELCSAVVGLRRLESLSIRSEGKPGLCDCLEGKFSFSETLQSLKLYGNLVKLPEWIQGLKNLVKLKLRSSRITEHDAAIQVLGNLPNLAFLHLLEKSLEGEEVRLNFQQGTFLSLVVLELSMGLEERLKSVKFEHGAARKLEVLKFGTRIYSGVLSDLRYLASLKEVLLKDYYTDYELACLRAELTEDPRRPIVKWV from the exons ATGGAGGCCACGGCTCTGAGCATTGGAAAGTCCGTGCTGGATGGAGCGCTTGGCTACGCCAAATCCGCTCTGGCGGAGGAGGTTGCTCTGCAACTTGGAGTCCGGCGTGACCAGGTCTTCATCACCAATGAGCTCGAGATGATGCAGGCTTTCCTCATGACTGCCCATGACGAGAGATATGATGACGACAGGGTTGTCAAGGTGTGGGTGAAACAAGTCCGCGATGTGGCCTATGATGTCGAGGACACCCTTCAAGAATTTGCTGTTCGCCTTGAGAAGCAGTCCTGGTGGCGTATCCGTCGCACACTGCTGGATCGGCGCCGCGTGGCCAAGCAGATGAAGGAGCTCAGAGCCAATGTCGAGGATGTTAGCCAGAGGAACATGCGCTACCACCTCATCAAGGGCTCTAGTTCTAAGACTGCAACCACCGATGGAAAACCTGCAGTGGCTGGTACAACTTTGTCCGGAACCGATGAAGCAAGGTGGCAGCGGGATAGAGCAAAATTTGATCTCATTCGAATGATCAACAAGACCGACATTGACCTTAGAGTGATCTCTGTGTGGGGGAAAGGTATTGGTGATCTTGGAGAGACGTCAATCATCAAAAGGGTCTATGAAGATCCAGAGATACACAAGAAGTTCGAGTGCCGAGCCTGGGTCACTGGGTTGATGCGACCTTTCAATTCAACCGAATTCTTGAAAAGTGTAGTTGAGCAGTTCTACATTAATTTTCTTCAAGAGGAGGGTAAAGAGGAAAAAGCAGCTCTTGGGACCCAAGTCCTGAAGATCATGGGAATGACGAAGAAAATTTACTTTGCTCATGAGTTCAAGAAATTTCTAAAAGAAAGGAGTTACTTCATTGTGCTAAATGACATTCTCACCATTGAAGAGTGGGATCGGATTAAAGCATGCTTCCCAGACAATAAGAAAGGAAGTCTGATCTTAGTTTCCACAGAGCAAATTGGAGTTGCAAGCTTATGCGTAGGGGCAGAGAATGGAGCACCAGAGCATAAACAATTGTTTGCTGACCAGACTCTTCATGTTTTCTACAAGAAG GGTTCGCAAGATGGAAAGGATTTGACGGAGGCAGGGTGTAGCTCACAAGTGAACACTGCCAGTAGTGACAGCTCTGCCGGTAGGAAGATGTTCAATCGCACAGAGACAATGCTCGCAGCTTTTAAGGAATCTCGGCTCATCGGGCGAGAGAATGAAAAATCAGATATTCTCAAGCTAATTGCAAACGATAATAGCCGGCAACGTGAGGTGATCTGCCTATGGGGAATGGGTGGTATTGGAAAAACCACAATAATCAGAGATATCTACCAAAGCGAGGAGCTCGCTGGCAATTTTGATAAGCGTGCTTGCATCACAATTATGCGCCCTTTCAATCCTCAAGAGCTCCTCAAAAACTTAGCTATGCAGATGGAATGCAAGGATGTGGAAGATTTGGTCAAAAAATTAGAAGTGAAGAAATACTTGATTGTTCTTGATGATCTATTATCCACCACAGAATGGGACGCATTAATACCATCTTTTCCTGCAACTGAAACATCCAGCCGAATCATAGTAACCACAAGGATAAAGGATATTGCAAAGCATTGTTCCAAGAATTCTGAACATGAGAAAATATACGAGCTCAAAAGTCTTGGACAGAATGATGCACGTGACCTCTTCATTGAAAAG GTATTTGACAGGACTACAAATTTTTATGAGCAGTATCCTGAGTTGGTTGAACAGGCAAACTTGATCCTAAAAAAATGCAAGGGACTTCCGCTTGCAATAGTCACCATTGGGGGCTTTTTGGCAAACCAACCAAAAACTGCGGTAGAATGGAGGAAATTGAATGAACATATTAGTGCCGAGTTGGAGATGAATCCGGAACTTGGGACCATAAGAACTATCCTTATGAGAAGCTATGATGGCTTACCTTATCATCTCAAGTCTTGTTTCCTGTATCTGCCCATATTCCCTGAAGACTACAGGATTGGACGGGGACGGTTGGCACGTCGGTGGAGTGCAGAGGGATACTCAAGGGAGGTGCACGGCAGGTCTGCGGAGGAAATAGCGGGTAGCTACTTCATGGAGCTTATAAGCAGGAGTATGATCTTGCCATCTCAACAATCAATTCGCAGTACAAAAGGAATTGATGCCTGCCAAGTCCACGACCTCATGCGTGAAATCAGCATGTCGAAGTCGCTGGAAGAAAATCTTGTTTTTACACTAGAGCAAGGCTGCAGTGTAAACACCCAGGGCATAGCACGGCACCTTGCTATAAATGGCAATTGGGAAAGAGACAAGACTGAGTTTGAGAGCACAGTGGACATGTCCCGTGTACGATCAGTAACAGTTTTTGGCAAGTGGAAGTCATTTTTCATTTCTGATAAGATGAGTCTTCTGCGAGTGTTGGACCTCGAAGACACCACAGGTCTTTATGATCATCACATTAAGCATATTGGGAATCTTCTTCACCTAAGCTACCTTTCTCTAAGAGGATGTGATGATATTCTTCACCTCCCAGATTCATTGGGTGACCTAAGACAACTTGAGACACTAGATATCAGAGATACCCAGGTGATGATGCTGCCAAACACCATTATCAAGCTTCGGAAGCTACAATATCTTCGTGCCGGTGGAAACTCAACAAATGAAAATGTCTCATATGAGGAAGGAGTGTTAGAAGAAATTCCACACATAATGAGGAACAGGCTATGCCTCTTGCCTCAGTGCTTGCTGTTTTCTTATTTATTATCTAAAGATCGTGATGACTTGAAAATCCATGATAAATGCACTATGATATGCTGTGCTATACTCCCTGCTTTTGCGATGTGCCTGGATTTGTATGGTGTTCTAGTGCCTAGAAGGATGAGGAAGCTTAAAGCCCTGCGCACACTGGGTGTTGTGAATATCGGGCGACGAGGAAAGGATGTTGTACAAGACATAGAAGGACTCACCCAGTTGTGCAAGTTAGGAGTCACTGGCGTCAATAAGGAAAACGGACAAGAGCTGTGTTCTGCAGTCGTTGGTCTGAGGCGCCTGGAGTCATTGTCAATCCGGTCAGAGGGAAAGCCAGGTTTATGTGACTGCTTGGAGGGAAAGTTCTCGTTTTCGGAGACACTTCAGAGCCTCAAGTTGTACGGCAACCTGGTCAAACTGCCGGAATGGATCCAGGGGCTTAAGAATCTGGTGAAGCTGAAGCTGCGGAGTTCCAGGATAACAGAGCACGATGCTGCCATACAAGTCCTTGGGAATCTACCCAATCTGGCGTTCCTGCATCTGTTGGAGAAGTCACTCGAGGGTGAAGAGGTCCGTCTCAATTTCCAGCAGGGGACGTTTCTGAGCCTGGTAGTGCTGGAGCTGAGCATGGGACTCGAAGAAAGGCTCAAGTCCGTCAAGTTTGAACACGGAGCAGCCCGGAAGCTTGAGGTGCTCAAGTTTGGTACGCGTATATACAGTGGTGTCCTTTCAGACCTACGATATCTCGCGAGCCTCAAGGAAGTTCTGCTCAAAGATTACTACACTGATTATGAACTGGCATGCCTGAGGGCCGAGCTCACTGAGGATCCACGTCGACCCATTGTGAAGTGGGTCTGA
- the LOC109742647 gene encoding aldo-keto reductase family 4 member C10 isoform X2 yields the protein MARHFLLNTGAKMPSVGLGTWQAEPGVVGAAVKAGYRHIDCAREYHNEKEIGLALKRLFEEEVVKREDLFITSKLWNDCHAPEDVPEALNESLNDLQLDYLDLYLIHCPFSVKKGTNHSPENYVTPDIPATWGAMEKLHDAGKALAIGQTKLHNFCQSTGVHLSAYSPLGSPGTSWMNGNVLEEPIIISIAEKLGKTPGQVALLWNIQMGHGVLPKSTNPERIKQNLDVYDWTFPADMLAKFSGIKQARLLRGDMMINPQSVYKTHEELWDGEI from the exons ATGGCGAGACACTTCCTGCTCAATACGGGAGCGAAGATGCCCTCGGTGGGGCTCGGCACCTGGCAGGCTGAACCCGGCGTCGTCGGCGCCGCCGTCAAG GCCGGTTACCGGCACATTGATTGCGCCAGAGAATACCACAATGAGAAGGAG ATCGGCTTGGCGCTGAAAAGGCTATTTGAAGAGGAGGTAGTGAAGCGTGAAGATCTGTTTATCACCTCTAAGCTATG GAATGACTGTCATGCTCCTGAAGATGTGCCAGAGGCACTAAATGAAAGCCTGAATGATTTACAGCTTGATTACTTGGATCTTTATCTT ATCCACTGCCCATTTAGTGTCAAGAAGGGAACAAACCACAGCCCTGAAAACTATGTTACACCTGACATCCCTGCTACTTGGGGGGCAATGGAAAAGTTACATGATGCTGGCAAAGCTCTCGCGATTGGT CAAACTAAGCTCCACAACTTTTGTCAGTCAACTGGCGTTCATCTTAGT GCTTACTCACCACTAGGTTCACCTGGTACTTCTTGGATGAATGGTAATGTCCTTGAAGAGCCAATAATCATCTCAATAGCTGAGAAACTCGGGAAGACACCTGGACAAGTGGCTCTGCTCTGGAACATTCAGATGGGCCACGGTGTACTACCAAAGAGTACAAATCCAGAAAGGATAAAGCAAAACCTTGATGTTTATGATTGGACATTTCCAGCTGACATGCTTGCAAAGTTCTCAGGGATTAAGCAG GCTAGGCTGCTGAGAGGCGACATGATGATTAATCCACAGAGCGTTTACAAGACCCACGAGGAGCTCT
- the LOC109742647 gene encoding aldo-keto reductase family 4 member C10 isoform X1, with amino-acid sequence MARHFLLNTGAKMPSVGLGTWQAEPGVVGAAVKAGYRHIDCAREYHNEKEIGLALKRLFEEEVVKREDLFITSKLWNDCHAPEDVPEALNESLNDLQLDYLDLYLIHCPFSVKKGTNHSPENYVTPDIPATWGAMEKLHDAGKALAIGVSNFSSKKLGDLLDVARVPPAVNQVECHPCWQQTKLHNFCQSTGVHLSAYSPLGSPGTSWMNGNVLEEPIIISIAEKLGKTPGQVALLWNIQMGHGVLPKSTNPERIKQNLDVYDWTFPADMLAKFSGIKQARLLRGDMMINPQSVYKTHEELWDGEI; translated from the exons ATGGCGAGACACTTCCTGCTCAATACGGGAGCGAAGATGCCCTCGGTGGGGCTCGGCACCTGGCAGGCTGAACCCGGCGTCGTCGGCGCCGCCGTCAAG GCCGGTTACCGGCACATTGATTGCGCCAGAGAATACCACAATGAGAAGGAG ATCGGCTTGGCGCTGAAAAGGCTATTTGAAGAGGAGGTAGTGAAGCGTGAAGATCTGTTTATCACCTCTAAGCTATG GAATGACTGTCATGCTCCTGAAGATGTGCCAGAGGCACTAAATGAAAGCCTGAATGATTTACAGCTTGATTACTTGGATCTTTATCTT ATCCACTGCCCATTTAGTGTCAAGAAGGGAACAAACCACAGCCCTGAAAACTATGTTACACCTGACATCCCTGCTACTTGGGGGGCAATGGAAAAGTTACATGATGCTGGCAAAGCTCTCGCGATTGGTGTGAGTAACTTTTCATCAAAGAAGTTGGGTGACTTGCTTGATGTAGCTCGTGTACCTCCTGCTGTTAATCAGGTGGAATGTCATCCTTGTTGGCAGCAAACTAAGCTCCACAACTTTTGTCAGTCAACTGGCGTTCATCTTAGT GCTTACTCACCACTAGGTTCACCTGGTACTTCTTGGATGAATGGTAATGTCCTTGAAGAGCCAATAATCATCTCAATAGCTGAGAAACTCGGGAAGACACCTGGACAAGTGGCTCTGCTCTGGAACATTCAGATGGGCCACGGTGTACTACCAAAGAGTACAAATCCAGAAAGGATAAAGCAAAACCTTGATGTTTATGATTGGACATTTCCAGCTGACATGCTTGCAAAGTTCTCAGGGATTAAGCAG GCTAGGCTGCTGAGAGGCGACATGATGATTAATCCACAGAGCGTTTACAAGACCCACGAGGAGCTCT